The sequence AGCCGTATCATTCCTCCGGTATTTTTGATGTAAGATCATTTGGTGCTGTTGGAGATGGCCAAACTGATGACACCGTGGCGTTTAAGATGGCATGGCACACAGCCTGCCAAAGTGATGAATCTGCTGCAAGGATTCTTGTTCCCCAAGGTTTCTCATTCATGATACAATCTACAATATTCACTGGTCCCTGCCTTGGGGGCCTGGTGTTACAGGTAATGTACTAATTTTAGGCCTTTGATTTGGATTAACCTTTACCTTACTTTGGGCCAATCAGTTGATGGAGtactatttaattttttttttgttggtattGTGTATATTTGGTACTGAGAAGGTTGATGGAACTCTAATGCCACCTGATGGACCAGGATCCTGGCCAAAGCACATCAGCAGGCACCAATGGCTGGTCTTTAACCGAATCAATGAGATGTCGCTGCAAGGCGGTGGTGTAATTGACGGGAGAGGAGAGAAATGGTGGAATCTTCCCTGCAAACCCCATAGGGTATATAAatttgttcatatttttttttttgtttttttttttttttgggggcgATTCAAGCAATTTCTGATTCCATGAAAATTCAATGGCACAGGGGATAAATGGAACCACATTGCCAGGACCATGTGATAGCCCAATTGTGAGTTGAAAACATTGCATATATGTTtatcatctatatatatatatatatatatatcagctATATATGTTTAGTAATGAGCTCTAATGACGTAAATTTGAATAATGCAGGCTATTAGGTTCTTTATGAGCTCCAACTTGACAGTTCAAGGACTTAAAATTAAGAATAGCCCCCAATTCCACTTCAGATTTGATAGTTGCAGGAATGTGCATATAGAATCCATTTCTATATCATCACCTGCTAAAAGTCCGAATACAGATGGGATTCATATAGAGAAAACATATGATGTCCAAATTTATAACTCAGTCATTTCTAATGGTTAGCCTTAAACTACTTCCAATATCTTCAATTTCTCCTCGTTAATTTTCTCAAGAAAAATTCATTACATCATCTACCTGTATGTTAAAAGACCTGGCTCTCTTCTGTTCTGCAGGTGATGATTGTGTATCGATTGGATCAGGCTGTTATGATGTAAACATAAGGAACCTTACTTGTGGACCTGGTCATGGAATCAGCATTGGGAGTCTCGGAAATCACAACTCACGAGCATGCGTCTCTAACATTACTGTTAGGGACTCGATAATGAAAGGGACGGATAATGGAGTTAGGATCAAGACATGGCAGGGCGGGTCTGGTTCGGTGTCTGGAGTAACATTCAGTAACATTCACATGGATAATGTTAAGAACCCTATTATGATTGACCAATACTACTGCCCTACCAAACGGTGCACCAACCAAACTTCAGCTGTGTTTGTATCGGACATACTCTATTCGAACATAAAGGGGACTTATGACGTTAGGAGTTCACCAATGCATTTTGCCTGTAGTGATGCTCTCCCATGCACTAACTTGACACTCTCAGAAGTTGAGCTCCTTCCTGCAGTAAGATATAAGGTATCTGATCCGTATTGTTGGAATGCTTATGGAGAGCTGCTAACAGGAACAATTCCACCAGTCTCTTGCTTGTTGGATGGCGTTCCTCGATCCCTACTGGGCCATGAAATTGAGCGTTGCTGATTAACTGGTCTCATTAAGTAATCCACGTCTGTACAAAATTAGTTGAGGGCTTATGAATCCGTCCATCCGGTAAACCTCCTTATGCGAGTATAGAGGACGACTGTTGTTTTATGTGCTCCctacatatatacataaatatgaAGTATATTCTGTTTTTTCTTCCTCATGTTGATGTCTATAtatgaattttcttttcttctaattGAAAAAGCTAATGAAATTAGGTCCTAACTATTCCACCACAATCCATCAGTAACCTTACACTCTGCAAGTATTTGTTGGGAAATATACAAGAGACCTTGTGTTGACTTTTGAAGTTTCTGATTTTGTATTATGGAAATCGTAATGGTTACAAATATATAAGAGAGTTTGAGTGAGTTGCAAACTACACTCAACACTCAAGTTACCTATCCCAAATCTCCTTGAATCACGCTAAACAGCCGGCATAGGGAACATAACTAAGCTCCTTGGATTAAGGAGTTGACAACAAGATAAGACCCTTAtacaatttaacgattattttagctccgattttgatgattttttacagctacacttctcgaccctataagaatgcattgaaggaattcgatcttcaatttaaaatatttacattattggataccacaaaatcttattttatacttaatggggAAGTACAAcattaagtgtttgtttaatctaccgttttgatgtgatacgcattctacgaaatgtttttcaacgatccaaccgtcaaacttgtttgtagacactccgagatcgcatacataaaaaattgcaaaaaataaacattcatagattaggtaacggaacaaaagttttcaatggttataaacgaaaaatcacaatttaatggttattttagctccgattttgatgattttttagagctacactccttgaccctataataatgcaatgaatgaattcgatcttcaatttaaaatatttacactagtggataaatcttattttatatttaatggaagtataacattaactctcaagtgtttgttaaatctatcaatttgataggatatgcattatgcgaaactagtttcaacgatccaaccgtcaaatatgtttgtatatactctaAGATAGCAcgtgtaaaaaatcgcaaaaaaaaaaaaaaaaaacactcagaGATTATTCTGGCAGCCGTCCAAAATTTTGCTTTATTTGTGCCGATTATATCCAACAAggccatgagtgaaaaaaatatatttaaaacatgtgtttatttatttatttttaatcaatataacattttaaaataataaaatcagacATGATAGAGTACACCAGATGTTCATGTGTGTTTATCTGCCAGACAATGTGCTTTGTGACGCATTGAAAAAAactgtttgaatttctttgtatcttgttgcttgcctgtgagggagcataatccttattacaaaaatgatagTGCTTTAGATTGTAGTATGTTATTATTATTCTCTCAGAAAATTTATGGCTCATGGGAAATGGGTTCATTGGAGTTTAGAgtcatgagtgaaaaaaaaaatgtgtttatttatttatttttaatcaatataacattttaaaataataaaattttcatttatgtcggttataaccatcagaatactaaaataataaccaccagaaactaaaataataaaatagtcaatttatgttggttataacagccaccattaacttaaaaaccacCAGAATCtgtcaaaaatatttaaaaaagagattaaaaaatactgtcggttataaccaacatgattttttttttatatccgcCACTAAATATCCGCCAGGActttatgtcggatataaccgacaagaTTTTTCTAATCTCCACcactaattaaatgatgtgtcggatataatttatccgacaagatttttctaatatccgccaccGTCATCCaccacctaaagctaatattgtagtagtaaTCTCATGTAGACTTCTTCCTCAAGATCACCATGTAAAAAGGCgttctttacatccatttgatacaTAGGCCACCCTTTGTTAACAACAACTGAAGGGAGTACTCTCACTGAGTTCGTCTTTGCAATAAGAGCAAAGGTTTCCTTGTAGTCCACATCAAATGTTTGAGTAAAACCACGAGCCACTAATCTTGCCTTTGTCTCTATGGACCCATCTGAGTTGAATTTAACCTTGTATATCCACGTGCAATCTACTATCTTTTTTCCTTTGGGCAGTGTCACAATGTTCCAGGTTTTATGTTGATCAAGGGCATGCAGTTCATCTTGCATAGCTTGCTACCAAACCTATGATTGATTTTCTTCTTGAAACGACTGAGGCTCAACATGCTCAGATACATTACAAAGAAAACCAGTGTATTTAGATGACAGTTTTTGATAGGACACATAGTTGGATAGTGGATACCTTGGCTTGTAAGTGACAAAGTCTTGCAGTCGTGCTGGATGATGTCTTTCACGAATGGGATTTCATCAAGGCGCAGTAGAATGGGACCCATATGAAGATTCCTCAGATGCAATGCTGAGGAGAGATTCATCTTCAACATAAGTGTTGGTGTCATCACTTGAAGCTGGTTGGTCAGTTGCAGTGGTGGACTTTGTGTGATGTGCAGGCACCATTGCATTAGATTGAGTGACTTCAGTGGCAAGTATCTCAGTCCTTGGCAATGGAAAAAGGTCCAAGAAACACTCCCCCTAACTTGTACTATCCAGAGATTTGCTGTAATAAGGGTTAGTTTCATGAAATCTAACATCCTTGGAAACAATTAATCTCTTAAGTTGTGGATTGTAACATTTGTATCCTTTTTGTGTGGACGAGTAACCAAGGAAAATACATTTGGTTGCCCTAGGATCTAGTTTGTCTCGATGCAAGGGCTGAACATGGACAAAACAAATGCATCCAAAGACCTTAAGGTGTGACAAGTCCACTTTTCTATTTTTGACCATTTCCATTGGTGATTTGAACCCCAAAACCCTGCTAGGTAACCTGTTGATAAGGTAAGCTACTGCCATAACACTTTGAGACCAAAAACATTTTGGTACATTCATTTGGAACATTAAGGCCCTATTTTTTTCAAGAAGATCTCGATTTTTTCTCTTGGCAATACCATTTTGTTTGGGTGTGCCAACACAACTAGTTTGATGCATAATGCCATTGTTGCTCAAATATTGAGTCATGACTTGGGACATGTATTTGGTGCCATTATCAGACCTTAGAGTTTTGATTTGAAAGgaaaaatgatttttaacaagGTTATGAAGGTCCTTAAACACTTCCATCACTTCGCTCTTTGATTTTAACAAATATAACCAAGTGGCTCTggaatcatcaacaaaggttaTGAAATATTTGTAACCATCAAAAGATTCACTAGTTGGTCCCCATATATCAGAGTGTACAAGTTCAAAAAGATGAAAAGCTCTAGACAAAGATGAGCCTAGAGGTATTCTAGTTGCCTTTGACATATGGCAAGTTTCACAGTGAATTTGTTCTTTGCCTAAGTTGGGAAACAAGGTTGACAAAACATGTTGAGAAGGGTGAGCTAGTTGCTAGTGCCACAAGGAATGATCTTGAATGGAGGCATGGATGGTCTTATACTTGGCTTGGAATCCACTTCGATATGTAATAGAGACCATCTAGGTAAAACCCCTTACCAATCTTCCTCTTGGTGACATAATCCTGAAAAATGACATTTTCTGGTGAAAAAATGGCTAAACAGTTAAAGGTATTTGTGATTTTTCCTACTAAGAGAAGTTGGAATGGAAATGAAGGAACATATAAGGCCATAGACTCTATTTGGTCTGATATCAAGTGAATTTTTCCCTTTCCTACAATCCTAGCACCTTCACCATTAGCTACAGACGCATGTGATGGTTGATGAAGTTTCTCAAATTTATGCAATTTTGACACTTGATTAGTCATATGATATGTGACACCTAAATCTACAAcccaaaaatcatgaaattcaTTGATTTTAAGAGCAGTTTTGAAAACATTCACGATACCTTTCGTGTAAGCGATCAACATTGGCTAAAAACCTGCAAACTTGCCCagcaatgacacaccccgatcctagaatcaaggcgttatggccagcacgccttgattcttttaatgctctgataccaaactgacacaccccgatcctagaatcaaggcgtaaCGGCCAACACACCTTAATTCTAGGATCAGGATGTGTCAAGAAATGCAATGGCACTTCTATTTTCATGGTCAATAGCTCGATCTTCCCTTCCATTTTTCTATTGAAGATAGGCTACAAACTCATTTATAAGAGTAGCATGATTTACAGTGAACTATTGGTAAGGATTTGAACTGTTGATATATGAAGATGATGCAATGCTGGCACGAGGATATGCTCGACTTGTCTTTTGTGCAGTCTTATCCTTCATGAACTCCGGCTTGAGCTCTGGATGCAAGATCCAGCACTTATCTTTCACATGCTCGATGTTGTCACAGTGTAGGCACTTCAGATGAGGATTTTTTCcttttacctttttttatttgtcaGATAAGCCCTAGTTTCAGTCACATTGGTTTTTGTACCACTGTTCATGACTTTTCTTCTCCCTTCCTCATGTTAAATGGTTGCACAAATGCTAGTGAAGGATGGTAGCTCAGGATTCATGAGTATATGACTTCAAATCCTCATATTTTCAGCTCAAGCTAGAcaacatttgattttttttatcttattcaATTCTTTTAAAAAGCACCGTGGGATCAGTTGTGTGAGGTCTATAGACATCCAGTTCATTCCACATGCTTCTCAGAGAACCAAGATGTTGAACAAAAGTTTTACCTTTTTAATGAATGTTGGAGATATCCTTCTTGAGTTGAAAGATGCATGCAGAGTTGTTTTCATTACCATACATCTCCTTCACAGTTGtccagagagagagatgactcAGAATAGCTGAAGATTTTAGCAATATTCCTTTCCATGGAAAGCCACCCTCCATATTCTGGAGAAGTAACTTTAGAAGCAGGATGACTGCTATCGATGAAACCAAGTTTGGATCTTCCACCAAGCGTAAGACCAACAGCTCTTGCCCATGGCAAATAATTAAACTCATTCAGTAACACTGAACTGAGTCGTTGATTTGGATTGATATCCATTTCAGAGATGCAAGTAGAAGGAGAAGCAATGGTGCTTTCATCCTCTGAATTCTCATAAGCCATATTTTTGCTGAAGGAAAATCACAATAAGTGAGATATACAGAGACAGGGTCAGAAGGATGCTCGCTCTGATACCATGCTGACTTTTGAAGTTTCTGATTTTGTATTTTGGAAATCGTAATGATAGCATACACAAGTTACAAATATATAGGAGAGTTTGAGTGAGTTGCAAACTACACTCAACACTTAAGTTACATATCCCAAATCTCCTTGACTCACGCTAAACAGCTGGCATAGGGAACATAACTAAGCTCCTTGGATTAAGGAGTTGACAACAAGATAAGACCCTTAGACAAGTTGATAAGagcaagaagaaaataaatggcTATTAACTAGGTAAAACTAATAGGGTTTACACAAACCCTATTACCCAGATAATACCGAGAAACCCTAATCATGAGGAACCCTAAGTAACCAGAGGTCTTTCAATACCTTGCTAGTAGAAATAAACATGCAACccatacataaaattaaaaaaaattgatttctgcgcactcatttttctttataattttttccttaattttctattaatttatttaatccaaaaacaaaaaagaaagtacTGAATGCAGGTAGAAAAGAAAGTGTAAATTAAAGATCAACGGCCATGAATACCATTTACAGATGACGAGACCAAtaaaaaatgttttctttcCTCTCATTAAGTGCACAAACACAAGTATGTGAAAATGCatataaatttgaaaaatcgAGACAGACCATGCAGACAAGGGGCGGTCGCCAGTTTAGAAGTGTTATGCAATATTGCAACTTAAAAATACATACGCTCGAGCATTAATTCTAGAATTTCTCATAATTCTTACAATTGTTTATTCTGCTTCAGATACAAATTCAAATGCAAATACTAACCTTATATTAGGCatggtttcacttcctaaacaATCAGTAACCCAGAAAAAATACACCCATTAACTCTAGGCAGTGTTAAAAAACGAGTactaattaaaaacttaatcctGTCTGAGACATATTGATGTATGATCTTGAATATTTTAGTTTCATCCCTCTCAGCCGCAACAACAAACTCCCACCATTTTAAAGTCTAAACGTTGTGGCTGCTATAACTTTCTACTATTAAATTATAGACGTAATTGTGACATAGCTAACTAGAAAGAACTATTTATTTAATGATGATTTGGCAACGTGATGACAAAATTATAAGACCCTTTACTTTTACCTGATCAACCCTGAAAAAAGTAGAAGATTCCAATTTTCTGCATGCCAAATATGTTTGTGTATGTTATATGGAGACAATTAGTATATAAAAAATAGGGTTTATCACAGGCGGGGAGAGAGGTTTTAATTAAGGCGGTGGTTCAAGCTATCCTGGCCTATCCGATGAATTTTTTCAAGTTCCCAGCTACTCTATACAAAGAAATGGACTCTATAATTGCTAGGTTTTAGTGGGGACAGGACATAGCACGGAAGCACATACATTGGCTATCAAAGGGTACCCTctgttggggcttaaaaagatttcactactttggagatatttatctcacaaagaagaatgtaacgcagcggaattgataggcaagagaaagaaagaacactcaaAGTTTTTACACAAAAgttttattcactcacaaactaaTACAAGAGGAAAtactcaaacactcttagaagctttgttgcttcttctcacttcttactacttgctctcttggttgttacaaatggtgtggatgccttctccttttatatgcatggatggaaccttggagaagcatggaagcatcatgctagagatatctagataattccactaccttcctaagctagaattatctacattaatcttgtatgttggtggaatcctcaccattcttctagactcttccaccaacttgaactttgctagaattctctagcatatgcatggatctttctttgtgtATGGCTCAGATCAATTGTCTTGGGCCCAGACAAGATTACATTTCAACATCCCCCCTTAATCGTGTCTTGTGACGCCAATTGATTTCCTCAATCTAACAAAGTCTTTTTGTTTGAGTGGCTTGGTGAATATGTCGGCGACTTGTTCTTGAGACTTAACGTATTCTACTTGCACATTCTTTCTTGCAATCCACTCTCTTATGTAATGATAGCAGGTATATATGTGTTTGCTTCTgtcatggaatactggattcTTTGCTAGAGCTATTGCAGACTTGTTGTTGACATAGATCTCTGTTGGCTCTTCTTGTGGCATGCTTAATTCTTTTAGCAAGTTTCTCAGCCAGATTGCATGACAGACAGATGAGGTAGCAGCTACGTATTCAGCTTCGCAGGTAGAGAGAGTGACAATCGGTTGCTTTTTC is a genomic window of Malus domestica chromosome 09, GDT2T_hap1 containing:
- the LOC103409714 gene encoding polygalacturonase At1g48100-like; translated protein: MKNCKFSLLVFCISFFCFLLVPNQACRWHNHTKQKYSHKQSHISPPPCSLPDPTTPLEEPPTKPYHSSGIFDVRSFGAVGDGQTDDTVAFKMAWHTACQSDESAARILVPQGFSFMIQSTIFTGPCLGGLVLQVDGTLMPPDGPGSWPKHISRHQWLVFNRINEMSLQGGGVIDGRGEKWWNLPCKPHRGINGTTLPGPCDSPIAIRFFMSSNLTVQGLKIKNSPQFHFRFDSCRNVHIESISISSPAKSPNTDGIHIEKTYDVQIYNSVISNGDDCVSIGSGCYDVNIRNLTCGPGHGISIGSLGNHNSRACVSNITVRDSIMKGTDNGVRIKTWQGGSGSVSGVTFSNIHMDNVKNPIMIDQYYCPTKRCTNQTSAVFVSDILYSNIKGTYDVRSSPMHFACSDALPCTNLTLSEVELLPAVRYKVSDPYCWNAYGELLTGTIPPVSCLLDGVPRSLLGHEIERC